From the genome of Capsicum annuum cultivar UCD-10X-F1 chromosome 4, UCD10Xv1.1, whole genome shotgun sequence:
tactattatagattttgaattttgtattgattttgaacTTGGCACAACAATTGTTTTAGGCGTGATGTTGACTGTTTGGTTGTGTTTTTTTCTGATTGGTCTTCGCAGAGGACAGATTAGCATTTCACATTGACTATCTAAGTGCTTGTGGTGTAGTTTGGAAAATTTCAGCCTTAAACTTTGGGGAATTGTTCAGTTTCTagcatcaatatttttttttcccaTGTGGGGTTGCTGAATTTTGGCTGTATCCTGGctgattttggtgtatttgggGAATTGTTCTGCATTTTGGGGTTGCTGAATTTTGCCATTTCTGAGCAGATTTTGCTGCACAGGATTTTTATGATTTCTGGGGTTGCTGAATTTTGCAAGTTGTCAGAAGATATTTATGTTAGTTGCTGAATCAGGAGTTCAGTTGAATTTGAGTTTTCTTGTGTTGGATTAAAATTATTTGCAGCGTTTGAACTTTGGAACCCTAGGTGAGTGAGTCTGGTGAAATTTCAGTGTTTCTGGAGTTCGCCAGATGAAATGAATAGTAATGGGCCTAATGGCACTGCTAAAACCTTGCAAGTGTTAGAAGACAGGGTTGAAACTACTAGCCAGTTGGGGAGCAGTTTGGACTGGACAAGTGATGTTGGTTCATCGGTTCAGTCGGACAGAAAGTCCCTTGATAAAGAGTTGACCGGGGCATTGGATCAGAGCACAAGTCCTTTAGAAGTACCTAATAATGCTGATGAACGGTGTGATGCTTCTTTTTCCGATGAATTAGATGGCTGGAGGACAAGTTCTTCATCACTTGTGGACATTAGGTCTTCTGATGAGCATTCTGATGAGTGTTTGACTCCAGAACTGAAACATCAGAGAACACATCCGCTTCAGCCTTCTTTAGTTTTGGAGAGTCCTGAGTCAAATTATCGGAGTTCTAGTGCTCCACCTCGCGCTCGGAAAGGTTAGTGCTTTTAGCTTCAGCTTTTCTCTGTTGATAAATAAGCTTTTCTCTGTTGCTAAATTAATGAGCTTGTGAAAATCTGCAGTAGATTCTTCCTTGTGCATTTAGTTTAGTTTTCTCTTGGACTAACAAATTTAGAATAGGAGTTATGGTCCTTGGCAAAATGTCATTGACAAGTATATAATGAAAGTTTGAGAGGAAATGTATCAGCTAAACTCAAGTGACTGGGATATTAGGACTTCAGAATGATCCCGTGGaattttttctttacttcttttgTTTCATAATGCTGTTCGTTAGGGGTGTAATTTGATTTCCTTTATGTCCCTCGAGTAGTTTCTGTTTTCTGGAGGACTTCAACAACATaactagtatattcccacaagtGGAGTttggctgtttctgatagaccctttGTTCAAGGAAATTGTTTTTAGGAAAAACTGTTTGAAAGAAATGCAATAGTAAAAgctataataaaaaatttgaataaagaaaattatgGACAGGCAAATGATTATAGATAACCAAAGTAAAAGAAGCAATAGTGTTAGTAGAATCAAACCATAAGATAAATGCTAACATAATAGTAGTAGAACTGATAAGGGAGTTTTCTGGAGGACTGTATTCTGTATTTGTAGCAATGACGACCTTTCCATAAGTATCTTTCATCACTTCCAATGGATAGTTGTTGATAATCTTGAACTAAACATAAACTTTGCAACTTTCATATGATGAATTTGTTTTTAATGGTGTCATTAATAAACCTGCTAGACTTTACATTCTTTTCCCTCTTGAATTATCTTCTGCTCAATGTGAAAATGTTCCCCTAGATAGATTAATTTTGTACACATCTCTGATCCaactcatattttctttttcttatttttgtgtgAGATTGCAATTTCTTCTTCAGTTTAACACTCTATTGATGTACTAGATATAATCTCGTTCGGGATATGAGGCATGCCTCTCTTGGTAGgaatattacaatatttttagaaTTGAGCTACAGTGTTTACcttgtcaaaaaaaaaatgagcTAGAGTGTTCAAGCTACTAGTCACAGCTTTATTTCTCAGATTTGTGCCATCTAAGGTAGTAACATACTCCTTGATAGTCATGAATCATGATGGACAATGTCCATCAAGCTCATATGTTTTCTTGATAACGAATGTGAACTTGTCTTTTCGTGAACCCCTCATGGCATAGTATTCCTTTTTTCGTTCTGATAAGTATCTCATGGCATAACGAGTTATTAAGCATCATTTACATAGCAGTACACATCAAATGGTTGTGCTATTCCTTCATGtacaaaactaaaattttttcttGATAGATAGATAAGCTTAGGTGTCAATGTCTGATGACATCCTTTGGATTCCAAATATGTCAGGAAGCAGCAATATGCTCACCAATCTCTCCAAGGCATAGTAGCAAGTTAGTTTAACGTCAGTTGTCTGTTGCTCTGTGGGATGAGTATGTTAATATAATTCTTCTTTGATTGATAGTAAAACTATTTCTTGTGTTGTATCTTTATTCTATCTGACAAAAAATGAAACTATATTTGTGTATTAATTTACTTGGGATGACAAAATGGTCTAGTGAACTATCGGATTTATGATGCTAAGCATCATGGACTGGTTGGTTTGAGCATAGGAGCATTTGAAGAAGGTAGTCGTGCGTGTAAGCACAACAATGAATTGACGCATATATTCCAAATACCTATCTAAGATTAGATGGAGTGCCGATAGAAGTTCTGCCTCATATCTATATTAATATATGGGCAGATAAACCGTCAACTTGGCTGGACTATGATTAGATATTGTACCGTCTTAATCTTCCCCTGTACAGAGTTGATGCTTACTGCAGGTTGAGTTGCTCCAGAGATGGAATTTGCGATAACATTTTCTGCTAAAATGTGTCCTTGTTTTTCGTTTcattttcatccaaactttcagAAGGTATTTAATAGAACTGTGCCTCTTCTTGCTACACTCTTCTAAAAGGAGGGTTCATTGACCTTTTTCATCGCAAGGTCAAATTTATGCCCTTTGTCATCTTTATCTGTCTCAGGAAATCCTTGAGTTATATATGTGTACAGGTCTGTTGAAAGTCTTGCTTCCTTGTAATCTACCATCCGCTTTTTGATTGTAACTGAAGTTACTTTAAGGGTCATAAGGATGAACTCTTTTTAGCGATGCAGTATCTTGATAGAGTTCCATGAGCTAAATTATATTCACCTGCTTCTTTGGCCCAAATGTCAAGAATTCTGCCCAGTGGTCTATATTGCCAAGTTTCACCTCGACCATAAAAAATATAACTTCCAAAAATAACACAGAAGTGGAACTtcatatcaaaagaaaattaGCAGTAGGACATGGAAAAAACAATGGTCAGTGAAATTAATAACAAACAAAACAAACGTTGGTTTTGGAGGACAGGTTTTGAAAGACAAAGATGTCAAACCAAGCTACTAAAAGACAGAACTGCAATATAACACTAATGTTGGGAAAACAATTGTAAACGTGAAAATATCAAATGTCCAAAAGCCTCCAGAGTGCTAACTCTAACTTCCCCTTCTCCatacaactacaacaacatacccggtgtaataccccaagtctTCTTTGCTTCCTTCAAAGCCAAGGTATGTTATAGACTTTTTAATATGTTGCTCCTCACATCATTTCCACTTTCCTCCCTCGAAAACCAAAAGCTACATCCTGTATCACATTTATGATACTCTGCCGGTGTGCTATAGTGCTGACAATGATTTCATATCTATAGTGGCAAAATAATCATGAATGAAGCTTGAGAATCTCTGAGtattgtttttaaaatatttggtaATGTTACGGGTCTTCTATAAGCAACTGAAGCAAATCTTTGAGTAGCTGCAAATAATTCTGTTATTCTTTTCATTTTCCATACTTGCTTCGGGAGGGATTAGACATTTATATCTCTGTTGATGGGGATAAAGCTGGCCATTGCGGTTTACTGGTTTAGATGTTTTTCTTTCTCACACAAGACATCTGCATTTTTTTTGGGTTCAACTTGTAGGTTTGGAGCACAGCATTACTGCACCTGTGACTACTCACAGAAGTCTTTTCCTTGAAGGCGAGGGTATGGCTTTTTCAAGATCTTTGACTCAGAGGAGGGATAGTCCAAGGCGTAATCTAATATTGGATAGACTTTCTGAACGTGAAAAGGTAAATGTTGAACAAGATATCTACATCTCCAGTTTTGAAGTGCCTATTATCTGATAACCAATTGTGTAGTGCTTCCCTGTGAGATTCTATAATAGTCGCATGACGTAGGAGTTGATATAATTTCTCGTCTTGATTGTGATATGCATGTCAATTTGTTAGAAGTTGTTGCAAGTTGTTATCAGAGTTTAATCTTCTGTCCtttactctttctcttttttaaaccAAAATTATCCTtaacactatttttttaaaaccaaaattGTCCTTCACACTAGTGTTGGCTTGACTTTGGTTTACAATTTCTCATATTTCCTTCTGTTCCTGATGTCACCAGCAAAAGCTCATTGTGGAGATGGTAAGGATTCAAAGGGATGGAACTGTGGAGGTTGACCTTACTAAGAGTACACCTGTAGCTTCTGAATTGTTGGAGCTGCGATCTGTTGAAGAACCCATTCCTACTGTAGACAGGATTATCACAGATTTTAATAAGTCAGTTCCAAAGTTGAAAATTTTGGTGCTTGTTGTTGGAACTAGGGGAGATGTTCAAccatttttggctatggtcaagaGACTTCAGGCATGTTGGGAGTTCTAAATTACCATATTTATAACTGCTCTAATCATATATATTCTCTGTTTTTGCTTCTTGACTATCTATACTTGCCTATATGATTATCACTGCATCAATGTTTTCCAGCATCCTTTCCAGAAATTACCTAAGGATACTGCAGTACCCAAATTTCGGCTTTGACTGACACTTTGTTGGAGAGGTCTGTTTGATGGACTTCTAAGTCCTATTTAACTAGACTCTAGTTTCTCCGCTTTTCCAGTCTTTTTAGTCACGtgcttttaaaattgattaaggTTAAGATGCTATAAGGTAAAAGCATTAGATTGGCTTGCCTTGGACCTGGGCAAACCAATTGAGATTTCATTTGATTATATGCCGATGGAGATAGTTTTTAGGACCTATATTGTTGAAGCAAGTATTAAAAACAAAGGTCACTTGAGCCTTGCAATTAATATGCACAAGGACAATTTTGTCTGCTTGCGAGTTGACCACTTTTGCTGCTTGATTCTAAATATGCTCTTTCAAGTGTTGTTGATACCATCGGATTCAATTCCTTTTCCTGTCTAAGGTTGGATTAGCTTTATTTCTTGGTGTTGGCCCCTTCTGGTGCACATTgatttattgtttattatttaaGATGCTTGTCATTTTTGTGGTTAATATTGGATTTTCTTGTGaaataattgataatatttcaaCTATGTACTTTGGGTTCCCATCTTTCTAGTAgtaatttaagtattttttttgtttcacttACTGGCTGTAGAATTTTGTTGGTGTTTTCTCACCTTTATATCTTCatattttggttgagaaattGTTCACTTGTCGAGTTAATAATTTGTTCAGTTTCTAATCAGTTTTATGCATTGACAGGCATTTGGTCATCGTCTCAGGCTAGCAACTCATTCTAACTTCCGCGATTTTGTCAAATCAGCGGGCATAGACTTCTACCCATTGGGTGGTGATCCTCGGATATTGGCAGGATGTAAGAGGTCTTTGGCatgcttctttattttttcactttcttgtttTTGTCTCTGTTATGTGTACTTTGCCGTGGGTATGTATTAGGCCTGGGTGGATAAGTATCCTGTATGGATAAACATAGTTTTGCTGCAAATTTTTGGTGTCTTGAAGAATCTGCATTAGTTCTTACACCTGTTTCACACAGGTTTGCCTCAAGTACGTACACTAAGGTAAATGAAGGATTCATGTAGCATAGATTTGGCTACCTATGCCTGTGGTAATAATATTTCCATGCGCTTGGCCTAGAGAAGAGAAATCTCTCATTAAAAAAAAACTCTACATGTGAGGATGAGTATTATAGGcctaaactaaataaataaaagtgtctCATCACTAACATAAAAGTGTCTCATCACTGACATGCGGTGATCCTTGTTATTTCATGACATTGACAACTACGATGGTGGTAAATTGGTTTTCAGAGCTTTCTCCTTAGTAGGGATATATAGCCTTGTTTACCAAAAAAAGGGATATATAGCCTTAAGGGTCAGTTAGTATGCTGGGCAAACATATGTCCTGGGACAAAAATTTAGTGCTTGCTAATCCTGAATaaattatactccctccatttaaaaaagaatgacctagtttgacttggcacggagtttaagaaaataaagaagacttttgaatcttggggtgttaaattaaagatatgtcaaatgtaccaaaatgcccttcaatcttgtggttttaaacatgccatgtggaaagttcaaattaaaaagttgctaaaaaaggaaaggggtcattctttttcaaaaggaactaaaatggaaagtggtcattcttttttaaacggagggagtactaggATTAGTAATTAGTACCAGGATAAGTTATCGCTCCTAGAGGTGGAATAATAGTATGTGATTATTTATCCtgggataaaataatgaaaaatgacaaaaataccatGCGGTCCCTCAAACCATTTTTCTACTAAATAAATAAGgtggagggtatttttgtaaacaaacttcTTTTTAGAAATTATCAATGCATGTTTTTTTTAGTACAACAAAACAAATAGTCAATAAGAAATAATAGTAGGATAAtcaatcccagcataactaatctcatTATTAATAATCCCACCAAAACTTGTttcaaaccaaatgacccctaagagTGCTCCTTAATTCTTATCCTTGCTATCCTGTTAATGCGTGAACTGACCTCGAAAACTAGCTCATGATTTTAGAATTGCCCAAGATAATATTAGGAGACTGCATCCTATACATGCAACCAGTGTAGGACACTCTAAGCCCCCTCCTTCCCTCCCCCTTCATTGCACACCCAGAACTAAACGAAGCATGGATATCATAATGTAGGGCCCTACAGTAGGTAACACAACAATGATGATGAgtctggctctaataccaagttaaGTAGATGAActtaggcctaactcaacctcaaaaattAGCTTGTGCGGTGAAGGGTCGCCCTAGTCAAATGGAGATAATAGCCACGCTGCCACCAATGTGGAACACTAACATATCCTATGAGCAATCATGGTTATAACAAGCTTCTCGTTTTCTTTTAGTTATTACTTAATGCACAGTTTGGAATTTCTCCTAAATTTTGGAAACTTTTCAGCATACATAAGAGACAAGTTTGTATTGGAATCTAGTATGAAAAAAGTGGCTCATTCACATACTTGTACAAGTAGAAGAGAAGTTTTGTGACATGTTAATATGGAAATTCTGTTTGCTGATAAAATCGACTAATATGGACTAAGTTTCTATGTTCTGTGGAATTGTAGATATGGCCAGGAACAAAGGTCTCATTCCTTCTGGACCAGGAGAGTTGTCTGTACAACGAAAGCAGATAAAGGCTATAATTGAATCCCTTCTCCCGGCTTGCACTGAGCCAGATACTGAAACTGGTGAACCTTTCAGAGCACAAGCCATTATTGCAAATCCTCCTGCATATGGTGAGTTCAGAAAGAACCTGTGCACTTAGACATTCACCACTCATTTCACTCTTTTAATATCTGGAGTTCTAATTCACGTTTGGTCCGTGATTTATCACATGCAGTTGTAAAGTCATTGCTTGTTCTCTGAAAGATTGCCTCTTTGGGGGTCGTTTTTCAGTCAGATGTTTGATTCAAAATCTGCCTTCACAGGCAACGCATGTTTGACTAAATTAGAAAGATGTATTAACCAGTAACCATGATACATTTCTCCCAGTAGaataatccaagtgggggagCGAATGCAGCTACTTGACTGTAAGGAGAGGAGCTACTATATTGTGGGATGAAGTCTCTTAGTCATGTGTGGAATTTATCTTAGAAGGGATTAACTTGAAGTCAACGAATGTGAAATTAAATAAACAATTACTGTGTATGAAGAGAGGGATGGGTCACTATACGCCTCCGGACACAAGAATCTTAAGGATAACTTTGACTGTTCAGCTGTTTCATATTTAATTGCACTGCCTTCACAGTGCTCCTCTGCTTCTTTCCAATCAGAGTAGTATGTGCTCGTCTGTAGATTGACTTCTTCTTGTCTCAAGAAGTTGGATTATTGGCTACATCAAGAAGTTGGGCTATAAAGAAATCCACCTGGTTGTATTTTCTGTATCAAATTTACTAGTTGTGTTAAACTGCTTCTAACAATTAAAAGTCCTTCTAAACTAAAAAAACTTAATTGATCTTCTTCGAGTGATCCCAAAATGTTGTCATAGCatgcatttttattttgggagaaTTCATTAGCTGTATCTTAGGAAGTGTGTATTCTGCACAACTTTGGCAAGTTGGATATTGGTCTGTGAGGAGTTCATTTGTTTGTCAGTcgttattattatttagtaattACAAAACAAGGAGTTTAGAGATTCCATTCTCTTGGAAATCATTGAAAACGAAGAGCTTAGGAGGAAGAAGACTTAATTTTGAGCTTATGCTCTGTAGATAGATGTCAAAATATAAACTGCTTTATATGGTTTTCCTCAATGGTCAGCAaaacaatattcatttttatgCTTTCCTGCACTCTATATGCTCCTTGCATTGTAGATAGTGCTACTCCATCATTTTACAGATTTCAGCAACCTCTTGGCGCTATTTTTGTTAATAATATTTACTTATCAAAATTAGTCAACAGGATGGTATTTAGTCCAAGTCAACTTATAAGCATTGTTTTATTTTTCTGGAACGCTCTTTGTGACAGGACATGCACACGTTGCTGAAGCCCTTGGGGTACCCCTTCACATCTTCTTCACAATGCCCTGGACGTAAGCTCTGATTGAcactttctttattattttggaaATATCATATTGACGATTAGACAAGTGGATGCACCTGCAATTGCTGTCTTGGTCAATGTACAACCTTGTAAAATTCATTCCTCATATAAATCTGTGATGAAACAAACTACTGCTTTctgatttctattattttaagtTTCCTCTTTGAGAAAAGCCAATATGTAACAACAGGTAGATGTTCTGCGCTATGTGAATGTTTTTCAGATTTGATGTTGAATAGACCATTCTAAGATGGCAGTTGATAAGATCATGTGGAGAATTTGTTCTTACCAGCTTAATATCTGATACATGGACCACTGGCCACTTGATATCTACCATGTGGCATTtggttttaaaaaatgaaaaacaggTTTTGCGAAATTCTTGAAGTTACAAGAATTACACCAAAGAAAAGTACTAGTTTTGCTTCTTTTATTTGGTGGAATTTGTGTTGGAACACAATTTTTGGAAAGACccaaatatttcttttgatgGGGCTGCGTTGAACACAATTTTTGctgaaatttgaaaaagtttttgcAGAAACcgctttgaaatatttcaaaccaaGCACCTAATGTTTTGTGACATACAAAGATTAGATGCAAGTAGTAGTCGGTTATTCTGAATTAGGAAGATTTATAGATCAACTGGAAGAACTATTATGCATAGAGAATATAATGTGAATCAGTTGCTGGGTTCAATGTCATTCTTCATCAAATTCTcccatttaatattttcaacaagaTACTTTCTCACACACTTTGTTAATAGACAGGCCAACTAAAGAATTTCCTCACCCATTGGCTCGTGTACCTCAAACTGCTGCATATTGGGTATGTTATCAATTTATTCTTGTGAAAAATACTTTGCCATTAATGCTACGGATTCTTATTAaactctttatctttttctgCACAATCCAGCTTTCCTACATAGTTGTGGATTTACTTATCTGGTGGGGCATAAGAAGTTACATCAACGAGTTTAGGAAAAAGAAGCTAAACCTTCCTCCTATCGCCTACTTCAGCACGTACCACGGATCAATTTCTCACTTCCCAACTGGCTACATCTGGAGTCCACATGTTGTTCCAAAGCCTAAAGGTATATATCAGCTCTTCAATGGTATCAAGATGCTGGTTTCATCATGTTGGTCATTTCCATTTTTCTTGTTGAAGAAAAACTAATGACTTATAAATGTCAAGTGAATGGCTTTCAGTTTCTTGTGGAGTAGAGGGATTCTCCATTTAAAATAAGAGTATTTCTACATTTGTAATCTCTCTCCCTTCTCTCTCATTAATCCCCCCAACCGTCCCTGAATTCATGAAAGCTCTTTTCTGCCTTTTCTAGCTCTACTTCACCCATTGGCTTAGCAATAATGTGTGCTCATAGTACCAGTCTACTCgatttatcataaaaaatattgaCGAATTTCATTAATTTTGCAGATTGGGGCCCTTTGGTTGATGTTGTTGGCTATTGTTTCTTAAACGATGGGAGTAACTACCAACCTCCTGAAGAATTTATCAAGTGGATCCAAAATGGGTCTAAACCTGTATATATTGGGTTTGGGAGCATGGTAaggttttctagtataaatttgcaGGAGTCTTAGAAATATCAGACAATCCTTTATCCCATCATCCATTCTTGCAACATATCTATGAGTCCAATGCCTTGTATAATTTGGAAGCAACTTATTTCTAGGCTTACTGCCATTGCTGGAATTCTTAGTTTTCTACTGGCAGTCGAGTGAAAGCATCAATGATCCAATCCATTCTTGATAAACTTGCATCAATAGTGGATTCTATCAGTCTAACTGTATTTTCTTCTCACCcaaatttatttgttaaatagaTCTGTAAGGTGGCTGTGTTAGTGTCAATTAATACCTAAGCAATGTGATCTATTATCATCATCACTTTGGTCTCCTGCTTCACTTTGTTTTTGAAGACGTCCAACTTGTTGATTCCTTTTGTCTGTCTGTAGCCTCTTGATGATTCCAAGAAAACCACAGAGATAATTTTGGAGGCACTGAAGAATACCGGACAGAGGGGAATTCTTAACCAAGGTTGGGGAGATCTTGGTACTTGTAAGTTCTCTCGTCCTTTGCATTTTTGTTCCTCTTATTACATTCTACATGTTTCTGACTGACCATAAAATTGATCATATGTAGGCTGCAAAATAGCTAAATCTTTTGACGAATGAATAAGACATAGGCATCAACTCTCCTTAGTTAGCGCATATGTATCATATTGAAGCTCTAGTGCTTTACCATGTGTTCACTTGAATGGTTAAGACCTGGATGAACCTCAAAAGTACCATTAGAAGAACCTTGGAGGGGATGGTCTATTAAATAAAATTCTCTACAAGTCATTTAACTGGCGCATAATAAGTCTCCCTTAGCTTCCCTTTTGGCCTTCCCCCAGTCCCCTGACGTACAATGTTAAAAACCAATTCCAAGGCCAATTACTTTCTCGAGAAGCAGAGAGAAATTTGAGGGCATAGGATGCTCGGAAGGAGTTGCAATTTCGGTcaaaaaacaacataaacattTAGTGGATAGATCAAGAGACAAGTTCATTTGTCATTATATTACTGGAAGGAGCCACATACAGAAGTGCACTTTTGTAGCATTTGTAAATAATGTTGATTCGTCCTTACTTTCATAATTGGATTGCATTTGGGAATGTTCTAACGCCAACAaatattttctcttgtttgtTTTTCTCCTATTCTGTTCCAGTTCAAGAGAttccagaaaatgttttccttctcgCGGAGTGCCCTCATGATTGGCTTTTTCCTCAATGCTCAGCTGTGGTAAGTATCATTGATGTGAAATTTACTCCTAGCTACTCATGTTATGTATCTTTTGAATGCTTTTCTGGACAGCAGACTAGGGAGATGGGATCAGTTATGATAAACTGATGACCGATGCTTGGTTATTAGGGATTTTACACACTAGTATAACTGGCCTTCTAAGCTCCAGTCATCTCAATGTCTggatattgaaaaatattatctTCTGATGGGCTTGTCGGAAATACCTGCTTACAGGTTCATCATGGTGGCGCTGGAACCACAGCTGCAGGACTACGTGCTGGGGTAATGTTCTTTCTCAATCTTATATCGGTAGTATTATTCTAAATGGCTAGGCATAGATGCCAATCAGATCTGGATCTTTTGCTCTTTAGTTATATTGAAAGCTCAGATGTTCTTATGCGGTGTCTTTTTAATCCAGTGTCCAACAGCTATAGTACCATTCTTCGGTGATCAATTCTTTTGGGGTGATAGAATTTATCAAAAGGGACTGGGACCTGCTCCGATTCCTATTTCACAGCTTAGTGTGGAAGGACTCTCCGATGCTATAACATTTATGCTCCAGCCTGATGTAAGTGTCTATGCATCTCCCTACCTGAATGACATAGTCCAAATTACCAATCTCTGTCACTGCAGAACACAAGCGTGTTTTTGGAAATGCTCGCTACAGCCTTTGctggctttgaatttttttattttctacgtGTAATCTGATGGATAGCTGCTTATACAGGTGAAATCCCGAGTAATGGAACTAGCTGTATTATTAGAAAACGAAGACGGTGTTGCAGGTGCAGTTGATGCATTCCATCGGCATTTGCCTTCAGAAATACCACTGCCAACCCCGCCTCCTGAGGAAAACGATGGTCCAAATCCGTTACAGTGGCTTTTTACAAGGATTGGAAAAATCTGTTGCCTGCCTTGTGGTTCTTAGTCCAGCGACTGCATTGTAGAATAGTAtagtttatgtttttatttcatattttatttattaattggtTGTTCTTTTTTCAGGGGTCCTATTTTCTTGGCTTGTAAAGAAATAAATCAAGTTACGTGGTAGAgctttatatacatatttattaGCATTTTCACAGTGATGCTTGAAATAGCACCATGCACATGATTTCAGGGGAAAATGTCCTTAAAGATACAAGTGTAGTCATTTTTTTAGTTACATGTGTCATTTGCTAATTTGTTCATTTTACAAGTCATAGGCAATTGGTTTTACAGTCACGGTTGTCCACGAGACACGCTTCGGTCCAATAGAAGCGGAGTCTATATGGTCAATAGTTGGAGTGTGTAACTTGCAAAACATGCAGAGTACAATGGGCTCTCAGTGTCTTGTTAAATGACGTTTAATGTTTGAGCATCCTGCAGTAAGCTAGTTTCTTTTACTTGTGATTTTGAAGCCTTTTAAAGTGGCACTTAATTTAGTAAGTAATTTCTCATCCTTTTGTCAAGCATACTG
Proteins encoded in this window:
- the LOC107867633 gene encoding sterol 3-beta-glucosyltransferase UGT80B1 — protein: MNSNGPNGTAKTLQVLEDRVETTSQLGSSLDWTSDVGSSVQSDRKSLDKELTGALDQSTSPLEVPNNADERCDASFSDELDGWRTSSSSLVDIRSSDEHSDECLTPELKHQRTHPLQPSLVLESPESNYRSSSAPPRARKGLEHSITAPVTTHRSLFLEGEGMAFSRSLTQRRDSPRRNLILDRLSEREKQKLIVEMVRIQRDGTVEVDLTKSTPVASELLELRSVEEPIPTVDRIITDFNKSVPKLKILVLVVGTRGDVQPFLAMVKRLQAFGHRLRLATHSNFRDFVKSAGIDFYPLGGDPRILAGYMARNKGLIPSGPGELSVQRKQIKAIIESLLPACTEPDTETGEPFRAQAIIANPPAYGHAHVAEALGVPLHIFFTMPWTPTKEFPHPLARVPQTAAYWLSYIVVDLLIWWGIRSYINEFRKKKLNLPPIAYFSTYHGSISHFPTGYIWSPHVVPKPKDWGPLVDVVGYCFLNDGSNYQPPEEFIKWIQNGSKPVYIGFGSMPLDDSKKTTEIILEALKNTGQRGILNQGWGDLGTFQEIPENVFLLAECPHDWLFPQCSAVVHHGGAGTTAAGLRAGCPTAIVPFFGDQFFWGDRIYQKGLGPAPIPISQLSVEGLSDAITFMLQPDVKSRVMELAVLLENEDGVAGAVDAFHRHLPSEIPLPTPPPEENDGPNPLQWLFTRIGKICCLPCGS